In Streptomyces sp. NBC_01408, one DNA window encodes the following:
- a CDS encoding DUF58 domain-containing protein: MSAGAPSGAGGRPDGGGADRGQDAGGLRASLSGLTTRGRSFLAAGIAAAGCAYVLGQGELLRVGLLLALLPLICVYALHRTRYRVSGSRRLTPGRVPAGAEARVQLRMDNVSRLPTGLLMLQDRVPYVLGPRPRFVLDRVEPGGRREVSYRVRSDLRGRFPLGPLQLRLTDPFGLVELTRSFSAYDTLTVIPRTEPLPPVRLTGESSGYGDGSRRSLALAGDDDVIPRGYRRGDDLRRVHWRSTARYGELMVRREEQPQRSRATVLLDTRRLAFEGAGPDSAFEWAVSGAASTLVHLLEQGFAVRLLTDTGDSVPGGAGGIDGYSSSGGQDSAAAAGLMMDTLAVVGHSDGAGLSRAYDALRGGGGFGGAGGDGLLIAFFGDLDDVQTELAAKLRQRSAGAVAFVLDSAAWAGPSARAQALPPLDERLRRLRDAGWTALAAPPGVVFGELWRQAGSAPLGTGTSGGLR, encoded by the coding sequence ATGAGCGCCGGTGCCCCGAGCGGCGCCGGTGGCCGGCCTGACGGCGGCGGGGCCGACCGCGGCCAGGACGCCGGCGGGCTGCGCGCCTCGCTGTCCGGACTGACCACCCGCGGCCGCTCGTTCCTGGCCGCCGGGATCGCCGCCGCCGGCTGCGCGTACGTCCTGGGGCAGGGCGAACTGCTCCGGGTCGGGCTGCTGCTCGCCCTGCTGCCGCTGATCTGCGTCTACGCCCTGCACCGCACCCGGTACCGGGTCTCCGGCAGCCGCCGGCTCACCCCGGGGCGGGTGCCCGCGGGCGCCGAGGCCCGGGTGCAGCTGCGGATGGACAACGTCTCCCGGCTACCCACCGGTCTGCTGATGCTCCAGGACCGGGTGCCCTACGTCCTCGGGCCGCGGCCCCGCTTCGTGCTGGACCGCGTCGAGCCCGGCGGGCGCCGCGAGGTGTCCTACCGGGTCCGCTCCGACCTGCGCGGCCGCTTTCCGCTGGGCCCGCTCCAGCTGCGGCTGACCGACCCCTTCGGGCTGGTCGAGCTGACGCGCTCGTTCAGCGCCTACGACACCCTCACCGTCATCCCGCGCACCGAGCCGCTGCCGCCGGTCCGGCTGACGGGCGAGTCCTCCGGCTACGGCGACGGCAGCCGCCGCTCGCTGGCCCTGGCCGGCGACGACGACGTGATCCCCCGCGGCTACCGGCGCGGCGACGACCTGCGCCGGGTGCACTGGCGCTCCACCGCCCGCTACGGCGAGCTGATGGTGCGCCGCGAGGAGCAGCCGCAGCGCAGCCGGGCGACCGTGCTGCTGGACACCCGCCGCCTCGCCTTCGAGGGCGCGGGCCCGGACTCCGCCTTCGAGTGGGCCGTGTCGGGGGCCGCCTCCACGCTGGTGCACCTCCTCGAACAGGGCTTCGCGGTGCGGCTGCTGACGGACACCGGGGACTCGGTGCCCGGCGGCGCCGGCGGCATCGACGGCTACAGCTCGTCCGGCGGGCAGGACTCCGCTGCCGCCGCCGGGCTGATGATGGACACCCTCGCGGTCGTCGGCCACTCCGACGGCGCCGGGCTCTCGCGGGCCTACGACGCGCTGCGCGGCGGCGGCGGCTTCGGCGGAGCCGGGGGTGACGGGCTCCTCATCGCCTTCTTCGGCGATCTGGACGACGTACAGACCGAGCTGGCGGCCAAGCTGCGCCAGCGTTCCGCGGGTGCGGTGGCCTTCGTACTGGATTCCGCGGCCTGGGCCGGGCCGTCCGCGCGGGCGCAGGCCCTGCCCCCGCTCGACGAGCGGCTGCGCAGGCTGCGCGACGCGGGCTGGACGGCGCTGGCCGCTCCGCCCGGGGTGGTTTTCGGCGAGCTGTGGAGACAAGCCGGGTCCGCTCCGCTCGGCACGGGTACTTCCGGAGGACTGCGATGA
- a CDS encoding MoxR family ATPase: MTTYDDRASLADLTSTAERVRHSVESVIEGKPEVVRLALTVLLAEGHLLIEDVPGVGKTMLAKTLAKSIDCSVQRIQFTPDLLPSDITGVSIYDQQRREFEFKPGAIFAQIVIGDEINRASPKTQSALLESMEERQVTIDGTTYALPSPFMVVATQNPVEMEGTYPLPEAQRDRFMARVSVGYPSPEAELQMLDVHGGLSPLDDLTAVAHAHDIVKLIEAVREVYVAEPVRRYVVDLVSATRSHPDLRLGASPRATLHLLRAVKASAALSGREYVLPDDVQALAGPVLAHRLLPTAQAQLNRRSAEQVVHDILQRTPVPAAHVRGEMPPGAGIRGF; this comes from the coding sequence GTGACCACGTACGACGACCGAGCGAGCCTCGCGGATCTGACCAGCACGGCGGAGCGGGTGCGCCACTCGGTCGAGAGCGTGATCGAGGGCAAGCCCGAGGTCGTGCGCCTCGCGCTGACCGTGCTGCTCGCCGAGGGGCACCTGCTGATCGAGGACGTCCCGGGCGTCGGCAAGACCATGCTCGCCAAGACCCTCGCGAAGTCCATCGACTGCTCGGTGCAGCGCATCCAGTTCACCCCGGACCTGCTGCCCTCGGACATCACCGGCGTCAGCATCTACGACCAGCAGCGCCGCGAGTTCGAGTTCAAGCCGGGCGCGATCTTTGCGCAGATCGTCATCGGCGACGAGATCAACCGTGCCTCCCCCAAGACCCAGTCCGCGCTGCTGGAGTCGATGGAGGAGCGCCAGGTCACCATCGACGGCACCACCTACGCGCTGCCCAGCCCGTTCATGGTCGTCGCCACCCAGAACCCGGTGGAGATGGAGGGCACCTACCCGCTGCCCGAGGCCCAGCGCGACCGCTTCATGGCCCGCGTCTCCGTCGGCTACCCCAGCCCCGAGGCCGAGCTCCAGATGCTCGACGTGCACGGCGGGCTGTCCCCGCTCGACGACCTGACGGCCGTCGCGCACGCCCACGACATCGTCAAGCTCATCGAGGCCGTGCGCGAGGTGTACGTGGCCGAGCCGGTCCGGCGCTACGTCGTCGACCTGGTCTCCGCCACCCGCAGCCACCCGGACCTGCGCCTGGGCGCCTCGCCCCGCGCCACCCTGCACCTGCTGCGCGCCGTGAAGGCCTCCGCCGCGCTGTCCGGCCGCGAGTACGTGCTGCCCGACGACGTCCAGGCGCTGGCCGGACCCGTCCTCGCGCACCGGCTGCTGCCCACCGCGCAGGCCCAGCTGAACCGGCGCAGCGCCGAACAGGTCGTCCACGACATCCTCCAGCGCACCCCCGTCCCCGCCGCGCACGTCCGCGGCGAGATGCCGCCCGGCGCGGGCATCCGGGGCTTCTGA
- a CDS encoding carbonic anhydrase, with the protein MTTSASLPAASTPGAPGGGSVTDRLVEANRAYASEFTDPGMDARPVLHVAVVACMDARLDLHAALGLELGDCHTIRNAGGVVTDDTIRSLTISQRALGTRAVILIHHTGCGLETLTEDFRHELEDEVGQRPAWAVEAFRDVDQDVRQSMQRVRTNPFLPHKDDVRGFVFDVHTGLLREIDPSS; encoded by the coding sequence ATGACGACTTCCGCATCCCTGCCTGCCGCGTCCACGCCCGGGGCACCCGGCGGCGGCTCCGTCACCGACCGCCTGGTCGAGGCGAACCGCGCCTATGCCTCGGAATTCACCGATCCGGGCATGGACGCCCGCCCGGTGCTGCACGTGGCCGTGGTGGCGTGCATGGACGCCCGCCTCGACCTGCACGCCGCCCTCGGCCTCGAACTCGGCGACTGCCACACCATCCGCAACGCGGGCGGCGTGGTCACCGACGACACCATCCGCTCGCTCACCATCAGCCAGCGTGCCCTGGGCACCCGCGCGGTCATACTCATCCACCACACCGGCTGCGGTCTCGAAACCCTGACCGAGGACTTCCGGCACGAGCTGGAGGACGAGGTCGGCCAGCGCCCCGCCTGGGCCGTCGAGGCCTTCCGGGACGTGGACCAGGACGTCCGCCAGTCCATGCAGCGGGTTCGTACGAACCCCTTCCTGCCGCACAAGGACGATGTGCGAGGCTTCGTCTTCGACGTGCACACCGGACTCCTGCGGGAGATCGATCCCAGCTCCTGA